From Enoplosus armatus isolate fEnoArm2 chromosome 23, fEnoArm2.hap1, whole genome shotgun sequence:
GACTGACTATGACATGAACATGTTCAGAAATAAAAGATTTGCTCCAGCGTCTTGCTGtaaggtgtttctgttattttgtccagccCCTGTAATTGACTACATTCTtcacctttctgtttttttggggatTTTCTTTCAGCATCAGGACACATAAACCCCACCATGAGTATACACTGGCTTTACTCATTAGCCTTTTGTGTATCTCTCTTGTTTTTTGGCTAATTCCCTCTCAGTGCGGGGAGCCGTTCATCTTATTATCAACCACTTCAGCCATTACAAAGCCATATATCACCCGCCAAAACACAACGCTGCAACCAGCTGGGCTAAACTGTgtcccagcagcagcctctccctctctggccaGTAGCTACTAGCCGGGGATTACATGGTTTGCAGCAGGCTGTCTGGCCAAAGCTTAATGCTCCGCTCTCCTCTACATGATTTGGCCGGGATGTTTCTATTGCTTGGCAAGCTGACAGGGTGTCTACAACACCGGGCGTgtgcaggagagagggggggggggggggggggctggagggcTGCTATCACAGGCCACTTAGCAAATGTTTCTAATTCTTTGTGGCATGTTGGGGTTCAAGCAGGAATATCCAGGGTTTATATACAAGCACTCTGTGCGATTTTCATGACAGAGACTGATGCTGaacacagccaatcagagaacGTTGTTGGTCAGTAAAGAAAGACATTTATTGGAGAATTTGgtattcattcatatttacaCACTGGGTGGACAACAGAGCAGGAACATCttacatgtaatgtaatgtgcCCTGTGGATGAAAAATTAAGCccttagtgtttttgtttggactCTTGGATCTACTTGATGATGCTAGTCCTGTTTTTGCCCGTGTTATCTTCCTGTGTTTAGCACATGCCGTCCACTTTTTAGGACTTTTCTCGACACCATGTGATGTGTAAATCACAGTTAAAAACCCAAGATACAGTGCCACTTCGCTTTAATAAGGGTCTGACATTCACCATGTTTATCATTGAGCTTCTTTGGCAACTTCCTGTAAGTATAACAAGGCCATCAGTTTTAATCAGCACTTGATAATCTCAATAAACTGAGCAACATAAGCTTCACACAAGTGGTGTCTGCAGGGCTATGATATCGGATTGCATTACATTGTACTGGGCTTTATTATGTGATGGCCTGTAGCTGAGCTATAATAGTGTTTTCTGGGATCTGTAGTTTCATTTTGACTGGAAACTGGGTTCATTACAGCACATCAgttatgtgagtgagtgttggTTTAATGTTTGTGCTTCAACTGTGAACGACACTGTGCCTGCGGCTCTCAGGACTCATGCTTGAAGacacacaagacaaaatgacagacagagcGGCTTTGCAGTTTGTACAGATGTGTTCGGAGCTGTGTGTcgtttgtgtgcgtgtacttTATAGATTTATGAAGTACAAATTAAGAAGGAAATTGtaaatagaaatataaactTAACCTTTGGAGGTTTAATGAGGTTTTAAACGCTCAGTGTAACTGACGATAAATGTGAGAAAGGCTGTTAGGgtacaaaaaaagagaattgCTTTTAATCAAATAGATTCAGTATTAGTGATTACTGAATACATTAGTAATTCATGGTATTCAGAAGGCAAGCTTATTTTAATGGGTACAAACTTACTATTCGGGGTGATAATGGTGACATCATTACTATCAGAGCAGgtatctttgtttttctgtggataATGGACCAGATTTGACTCCATCAAATGACATGCacactcaaaaagaaaaagattaatCACATTACAAAGCAAAGGCAGCAAAAATGGGGAACTATTTTGCCTTTGTCAGTGTCAGTCCTTAATCCAAGGACTGGATGCAGGAGGGAGTCGAGGGAGTGTTATACAGTCATTAGCTACAAACAGGGTCTCTAATAAGCAACACTGAACATTATGCATTTGATTATCATAAACTGGGAACATGTGGGAAGCTCTTGTAAGAGGTCGCTAGTGTCAAACAGCAGTCCATTTACTACTttcacagcacaaaaaaaaaaaaaaaaaacactacatgCTACTTGCTCTAGGGAGTCGAAAAGGGTGAGAAACGGGCGAAATCACAAAGGGGTGAAAACAAAAGTGGAATATAAAAAAAGTGATGCAAAAGCTgaggtgaaaaataaaaccaaaaaaaaaaaaaaggttgagacCAACTTACGATTTGCCGCTGTTCAAAAAAGTGGCTTCAAAAActaaacagggggaaacaaaaagCGTAACATTAGAAAAGAGGCTCTTCTAAAAATGAACTAGAACTATTATTACAACAAGCAGGGATGGCAAAGTATGGGATTTATGTAAAAGCTTTGACAAAGCTATTAGCCACTTTTCAAGCAGCCTACTACAAGTTTGAACTTGGTTGCTTTTTGAGGAACAAATACCTAGCAGAATTAtttcatgaataattaatgtttATCACACTTTATCATACTATTGCTCctggtttgttttcctttgaatgCTACAActgctccagcagcaggtgAACGTGGCACCAACGCTGCCAGGGTTGCCAGCTCAGTTGATAATGTGCAGCACCGCTAGGAGTTGAACTGGCAACCCAAATGgcaaaaaaaggaatgaaatggatatgaaaaaaatatttgtctttcttcatgaaataaaatactcGTCTGTAAAACTCAACCTGCTTATTTGTGCTCAGACTACTGCAGATATGCAAGCTGACATCAACCAATATGAGCAGGTAAATATCAGACACTGGTGTCAGCTTCTAGGGCCACACCAGGGTATCACCAGTCTGAGGGAATTGGTGGCTCCCTACTCTTTCCTCCTGCCTACCCTCCTTGTAGGGGCTGGAGTAAAGGGTCGGCTGCAGAACAGCGCCCCTGGAGCCTGGAggtgctcaaggacacttccagAGGACACAATTGGGGCCAAGGGGGGTGGGGTACAGTAGGGGGTAAAACAGGGATCTTGCAGTTTTGGGGGCCACCGTCAGCAGCAAGTCTACCCAGCCTTCCCATTGTAAACGTCTGTTGCAAATTAGATTATAAGTTTTTCACAGACATGTATACAACTGATCAGTCATAAAATCAAGAAAACAGAGCAATTTAGAGGTGCAGGCCTGATTACAGCTCATTGCAGGCCCCTCTGTAGGCCTTCCTCCTGGGTCTAAGCAGCTCCACAGCTCAGAATAAACTGCTCCTGAATTAATGAGTTTCTCAATCTGCAAATACACTCAAATAATTATCAGAATTACCAAATACACAAATTATGTCGCACCAACGCTACAGAAATCCCAGGTCCATGACTGCACAATACATCAAAACactgttgtgttaatgttccTTAAAAACGCGCCCACTTGCcattaagggaaaaaaacattttgcctcAAAAAAATTACATCATTCCTGAGAGATTTGCAGCAGAAAATATACTGCCTCAGCACTGCCAAAAtcacaaagaaaatatgaaaaacacgTCTTAGTGTCAATAGTAGTCAATGTCAACGACTGCAAATCAAGTTACGGGTGGGGGCAAAACACAGGACGAGaataaaaaaccttttaaaaacatatttccagaAAAAGGGCCACCGGAATTGAACACTGTCCAGAAAAGACTGGAACAATCTTCCATATTTCTTTCCTCGAAAATATGACCACAATCAGATAAACAATAAGGTAACACAGCAGCCTTGAAAAATGGAGGTTTTCAATTGTCTTATTcgaaaaacaaaagcaaaaatgttgCTGTGGAAGCTACTTAAAACTAGTTTCTGCGCAGCTCATACAGCCATCACAAAATGTACGCCACTAAAGCCAACACAGTCTCGGGAATACCAGCCaggaaaaatgcattaaaaataaaaacaaaaagtcccAAAGACGGTTcaaagtcaggaaaaaaaataaaaaaaaagatagggGAAAAAATCTCTCGGTTAAAAATACTCACCAGGAGCTTAATACAAAAATGAGTAAAATTCAACGCTGTTTTTACTTGAGTAGGTAAAGATCCGCTTACGGCTCTGCAGGATGATTGTATCACCTTGAAAGCAGTCGACACGAAATGGCGTCGACTCATGCCCACAACCGAAGGGTCACGCCCACTGCTGAATCCCAGTTTCTGATTGGATATTGAAATCGCCCTGTGTGAATATACTCCTCAGTGATTGGCAGACGAGCTTGCCAGTCGGACTCACGACATGACGACATCCGTATACTGTACTCgggtttatttgttttaaatttttttgAATGACATTTCTCTGCAGGTGAACTTAAAGGCTGTCGTCACCTCACGTCCTCGCGCCACATTCTTATTTTgccagctttaaaaaaaaagttgatatAAATGCTTCCACGCGCTGCGTCCAAGCGCGAGCCACAGCCACGCAGAACAGACAGGcgggttgtgatgtcacagtaaCAGTTTTTAATACAATTAATCAATGTTGTTATGTTACAATCACATTAGCATAATGGTAATGGTacttacatttagattttacacattttattgctcattttgctgttttattgttcattttattgcatCTTTACAGAACACCTCAAacatgattaaatatttaattgcaTGTGAAATCTCACGCCCCTGTCCATTTTTTTACTGATAAACAACTTTGTGCTGCAAAACTTATTTAACAGCAATAAGTCATAAATAACAATCATAAACAAATGACTTTTGAAAGTATATCAGCAGGGTCACCACTTCATTTTCCGTGAGAATGGACCTGAGAAGTAAACAAACGTGGGTTCAGTATACAACATTTGATATATAAAAGAGGTAAAGAGAAGTAGGTTGAGGCTTTTTCAAGCATGTGTGTATCACATAAAGTACCTTGGATGTCAGTCATCCTCCTGCGGTTTCGAGGCAGAGTGACGTCCATTCTTGGGATGGACTCAGGTGTTCTCAGCACCTCCTCCAGCTTACGTTGCTCCTCATTTTCCTGGTGGATCAGCAGATAGCGAGTTAAcgaaaccaaacaaaaaaccaaacaaacggTACATCACTTTAAGAGcatctaaaataaaaacctgcGTCGGCGTTTGTTGACGTTTCCGTCTGGCTGCGGGAGTGTTAGGGCCTGGGCTTTCTGCTCCACCTTTCTGtcgttccctctctctctgcaggaggaTGCCCTGCCGTGTGGTCCTGTACTCCAAAGAAAAGTTACTGACGGTTTTGCAGAAGTCCTCCTCTTTGGTGTCCCTCACCATAGCTCGGGAGTAGCCAAGGAATAAGAGGAAAGAGTGGaacctggaaaaacaaaagtggagaggaaaacaacCGCTTTTACTGTTCACTAGAACAACAATAAGAGGGAAAACCTTTGGCCccagccaaaacaaaaagaaatgaaccaTGCACTCGCAGCAGACCTGTTGATAACCCGGCGGTGGACAGCTCTCAGGACCTTCAGCCTCTCCTCGCACTCTTTCAAAATCTTCGGCAACCTGTGATGGAGCGAGCCGTCCGGGGCCAAGGCCTCGTCTTCTcgtcccctcctcttctccaactttcctcctttcctcttctcctctgccttGTCCAATATCTTAAGCTGctcccatgatgctttgcaCATCACCTCAAACTGGGTGATGTTGGTCTGGACTAGGGAGTAGTCGCACtgtaaagacattttgaagTGGATTCACAGTGTATTGTTAATTACATcaattttgaatgaatgaacatggATTATTGTCTATTTGAAATaagattacatttgttttagtcTCAGTTTTGACTTGGTTTGGACTCCCTCTCCACCTGACCTTTAAAATGAGTTGGAATCAGTCGTGGCAATCTttatttcagacttttttttatatccaaATCATCCTCAGACTCAAATGCAGCACAACATACACCCTCAggaccctcacacacacacacacacacacacatagtcacaACTACGCACCTTGCCAGCTTTAGTAACAGCAGTGATGTCGGAGTAGAGGTCAGACGATTGCGGGTAGAGCTGCATCAGGAGCACACAGACGTGATGCAGCAGGGGctggcgagtgtgtgtgtccctcacCTGGGACAGCTTCCCCAGGTAACTCAGCTCAAAACCACGGGCCTTAGCATATTAAAATGTACTGTGAGAATGTTTTGGGGAAAGAACAAAGACCCACTACCACTCAGAAGTGCAATAAAGATGGATAATAAACATTGGGATCCCAACGCACGCACCTTACATCCATTGAGAAAGTTACCGATCGCTAACACTGTTGCTAGAATACATCTAAAGGTCTGGCTGGCTGCGAGCTGCTCCATGGCCAACTTCAGATGGAAGAGAGGCTCAGCAATTTCCTGTTAAGAGGAGGGACACATTTAGAGCACAATGTGGGTAGTGATTCATACAGACTAGCCATCaaatccatgttttatttttagacatATTTGGTGACTTGAAGTCATCCATGTGGTGTTTTTGTACTGCATTCCTTTAAGGATTACTTACCAATCATACTTCACAGTAATGTGTGGCTTTTTTGAAGATGTAGCTTGTGTGGGTCATGGTGGTCATGCTAATGCTCATGTTAACTACCAagattcagttttatttttaaatgcaaatctaTCAGTTTCCTCCCAAAGTGCGTAGATCAGCTCATTTTGCATCACTTAGAGGGTAACAAATCAGACATATATCTTTACGAAATGCTGTAAAAATGATTAATACATTTCAAGTGGCAAAACTGTTTTCCTTCTCATTCCATCGCATGCTCATTCTACTTTCTCTTACCCTTTCTAAAGAGTCATAGTCCAGAGCGAAGGCCCACAGCTGAAGCCTGGATTTCAGATGTGGGATTTCCCCCAAAGTGAGTAGGCAGAGCTCGGCGGGGGCCAGAGGGGAGTGGGGGTTCTGGGCCTTGGCCTCCTTGATCAGACAAAGTTCCTCTTCTGTTGGGATTAGTGCTTGAAGCCTCTGATTTAGAAGGGAATGTGGAAAGAGATTAACTCTTAATGCAGGGCTATTATTCCAGACTCCTAATGGGACTTTCTGCTGTCAGTCCTTATCTGCACCGTGCTCAAGTTTCATTTTGCCATAATAGAGACTTGGTAAGGGCAACAAATTGCCTATCCAACAAAAGCAAACTTTAGAGGTTAAGCAAATGCTGAAGCTCAAATTCTGGAGGACATGACGTCTACTGTACCTGAACATCCTCTCTGTCCAGCACACTGCTGTCCATGCTGTAGATAGCAGGGGGGAGGAGGCGGGGAGGGGGCAGGCTGCTCATGGCGATGGTTATGATGTTACTCCGCTTCATCCCCAACACTGAGACCGGAGGCTGCTTCTGTGTTAGGATACAgaataaagtatttttgtaaGTGCATTTTAGGCTTACTTTTAGCCTACTGaggaagtataaagtacaaaatgtagaaaacatgtTTGGTATTACAATCTCACTACATTCCTGAGGCATCATCCTGTCTCACTGGTCTTACCTGCCTCCCAGAAACCACATTAAAACTGGTGCTATTGGCCTTAGATTCAAACAGGTACTCCAGTTGGTTTGTATCCAAATGGACTGGCTCAAGTCTGGACCAAATAGTCTGAGTCCCAAAGCGGGTCATTCTGGGAAGGGGAGccaaactctgcagttccctccAGTGGAGCTTCAAGGTGCGACATTTGATGGTTGCACCTTTGTGGGAGGCTGAGGGCAAAGGTGGGGCAagcggaggagggggaggaagaggagggggtgcTGGAGGGGCTTGGAGACAGGTTGATGTTTCATTGATTGAACTGGTTCCCTCGTCCTCTTTACTGTCTTCCTCATCCCAGAGGTCTGAGAAATCCAAGGTGTTGAGGCAAAGACGTGCAGCTGGTTTTAGGAATGAACCCCAGGATTGGTCGAAATCCCAGGTCAGGGTGTTATCCTTAGTTTGGTCGGACTCCTTCATTGGTCTGTCAGAGCAGTCCGTGACTCCAAAACAAAGTTCTTCTGAACTTGAGAAAAAATGAGCATGCTCCTTCTTCATATCAGATAAAAACAAGGCCTTTTTGGATCAAATCAGATTAAGTGCATATTTGCTTTCGTCCTTATTTTCCACACAGCAGGTAAACTGTAGCTTCCTTGTCTCATCTTCTCACTGTGCAGTCAGCAAATCCATCTGACACTGTGTATACGCAACTGAATGTCTGTGGATGCTCAGCCTCACTTGTCGACCACAGAAGCGCATAACTCACAACCAAATCACAATCTTCGAACCACCTCTGGGTGTTCTCGCAGCACCCTAACCTGCAATTGCCTTGGGTGCAGTGTTTGTCCTTCAAAATCTAAAATGACGAGTCAAGTCTGATGCTTTGATCCAAAAGGTCcactgttttcctgtgtgtgcacCAGAAACCTGTGAGAGAAAGAATTCATATGAGTTTTGGTGGGTTGCGCTTAGCCCTGCATCCAATTTTGATGAGAAAATCCAAGGAATGACTTTCTTCATCGCCTCCAGAATATCCAAATGACGTGCTTCTGCAGTTCTCCCTtgactttcctctctctccgtttctctTTCTGTAAGTGACAGcgagagagcaaaagagggagagagaggttcATTGGTCGGTTGGTGCATTAGTCTTGGTTTATTTGAGTTGCACCCTTTCCCTTAATTTCCTTATCGAGCCTGCATCTCCTGTTTATATTGCTACTTGTGTGTACACAAACCTCTCTATCTGCCACTGAAGATCTGTtacttccctcctcttctgcctcctcttctccccccGTGAGTGCATAAAAGAGCACGTTCGACCAAATTTGCACTGCATCGCTTTTTTACATACATGCAACTTTGTGGATGACACAACAGCATACAGTAGCTGCAATGTTCCGCATTTTCTGAAGAAACATTGTTCTAAAATGCTCATTATGCAGTACAGAGAATGATTACGGGCAGCAATGCATGAGGAAAGGCACTGGGGAACAtcttaaaaaggaagaaatattCTTTAATAAAACAGGAAGGTGCAGTTCAGCAACTGCAAAAACATCACAATTGTTACTGagtgaaacacattaaaactaaaaacactgaaaaaagtGGAATCATTCCAAAACATTCAGTATACAGTTATGTTCACAGGGGTCATTTGCATGGTCGACATGCCGCAGTAATGAGGATTCCTCCCTCGGCCATTAGGTCTCCCCCTAATTACACTTTATCTCGTTCAGCGGGGCTCATGGGACATTTAGGCCAAAATGAGCTCTATTCGGAAAGCTTAAGctctttttaacatttatttatcaaCAGGGGTTTCAAGCCTGCTGCAGAAGAGGACAGGGAGTGGTCATGCAACTACGGGCTTCTACTTCTTTGACCAAATTCATACAACTGTGTCAAGTGTTAGTTGGAGTTTTTGAAATCAACTGACTAATGCTAATCACTATGTGttcaaatacatgaaaatgaagACTGAACTGGATTTCACCAAGATCCACTTACTAGACAAAATCTTAGCAGTCCTAGCTGTACAGTGTTTTGGTGATGGTATGTGGCGCAGttactgagacagacagattcCCCTTGGGAACAAACATGTCCGGGTTATTTCCTTTGAtgatccttgtgtgtgtgcttctctgCATCTATTCCGCTGTCTGTCCTCCAACTCTCTCCGGGCCTTCACAGTTCAAGATAAAGATCAGGGCAGTTTGCTTTGAGAATATGAAGAGTTTTTTAAGTTGTGAGGGTCAGGAACCACAGCTTGGATTTAGTCATGTAAAGGTAATCTTTAACTGGGACACTCATACTTACAATAAATCCCATTGAATAAAAGGGATTTTACGCTGAGTTGTGATTTGAGCTTGAATTCAATATAAACCAACTCAACACACACCTTTGAATGTGCACCATTTTTCTCTGAGCAACTAAACGTCTCATTTTCCAGAAAGACAATTACACACCAGTGTACCACACTGCTATGCACCATGCATTCATTGCAACAATGCTGTGTCGGTTGTGACCAGTGGAGGTAAGTAGGCTCCCTCCTTTGGACCTGATGATTGGTGGGTTCATAAAACCACTTTCAGATCATGGTCCAGGGGCAAGAACCCAGGCAAAGATAGAAGAAGACCAAAAACAAGTTAAACTTTTCTGAAAGTATGTTAtgcaaggctggattaccaattGTAATTGAAATTGTGCGAATATGCACCACTCACGCACAGCATCAACTAACATGACATGGTCCTAAAAGTCGGTCTTTCTTTATTACTTGATCTTGAGGCCCAGTTATGAAGCAGATCCATGTTTCATAATCTAGTTTGGGTCAGAGAACTTGACTATTTCATCTTTGGATATTTATTCCTAAAtgagaatcagctttattggccaagtaggccatacaaacacatacaaggaatttgaaattcaattaatctttgattttgttgttttggtttgttatgAAGTCAAATAACACAATGTGGTGTCACTGCCTGcctttcatatatatatagatatacagtatattcacgCCCTGACATGTTTGGCTTTCTTCAATactgccttttattttgaaagtcccGAACGGAAGTCCCTCCTTCCGCTTTCCGCGCTCCCGCGTTGTTTTGGGAACATTCGGTATCCCGGTGAGCGCGCGCTTCCCGGGCTGTAGCTGCCTGTCATCGGTCGGGCTGACATCACTGA
This genomic window contains:
- the LOC139305843 gene encoding FH1/FH2 domain-containing protein 1, giving the protein MKKEHAHFFSSSEELCFGVTDCSDRPMKESDQTKDNTLTWDFDQSWGSFLKPAARLCLNTLDFSDLWDEEDSKEDEGTSSINETSTCLQAPPAPPPLPPPPPLAPPLPSASHKGATIKCRTLKLHWRELQSLAPLPRMTRFGTQTIWSRLEPVHLDTNQLEYLFESKANSTSFNVVSGRQKQPPVSVLGMKRSNIITIAMSSLPPPRLLPPAIYSMDSSVLDREDVQRLQALIPTEEELCLIKEAKAQNPHSPLAPAELCLLTLGEIPHLKSRLQLWAFALDYDSLEREIAEPLFHLKLAMEQLAASQTFRCILATVLAIGNFLNGCKARGFELSYLGKLSQVRDTHTRQPLLHHVCVLLMQLYPQSSDLYSDITAVTKAGKCDYSLVQTNITQFEVMCKASWEQLKILDKAEEKRKGGKLEKRRGREDEALAPDGSLHHRLPKILKECEERLKVLRAVHRRVINRFHSFLLFLGYSRAMVRDTKEEDFCKTVSNFSLEYRTTRQGILLQRERERQKGGAESPGPNTPAARRKRQQTPTQENEEQRKLEEVLRTPESIPRMDVTLPRNRRRMTDIQGPFSRKMKW